The Bacillus sp. B-jedd sequence GAGCAATGCGATCGCCGATTCGGAGCGCCTCATCCAGGTCATGGGTAATAAAAATGATCGTTTTCTTATACTGTTCCTGAATCTCAATCAACTCATCCTGCATATCCTTCCGGATTAACGGATCAAGCGCACTGAAGGCTTCATCCATCAAAATGATATCCGTATCACTCGCAAGCGCCCGGGCAAGGCCCACCCTCTGCTGCATCCCGCCGCTTAACTGGGACGGCAGCTGATTTTCGTAGCCCTTCAAGCCGACACTTGCCAATGCCTTCATCGCTTTTTCACGGCGCTCCTCCGCGGGCACTTTCTTGATTTCCAGGCCATACTCCGCATTCTCCACAATCGTCTTATGCGGAAAAAGGGCAAAATTTTGAAACACCATGCTAATCTTCTTCTGCCTGACCTCCCTTAAGCGGGCGCTATTCATCTTGACAATATCTTCATTGTCGATCAAAATTTCGCCAATTGTCGGATCAATCAGCCTGTTAAACATCCGGATCAACGTCGACTTCCCGCTCCCCGACAACCCCATAATCACAAAGATCTCACCTGGATATATCTCAAAATTGACATTATTGACGCCAACCGTCTGCCCCGTCCTTTTCAAAATCTCCTTTTTCGACTTGCCCTGCCTTAATAAATCAATCGCCGCCTTCGGAGACTTGCCGAAAATTTTTGAAACACTCCTAACCTCCACAATCGGATCCATCAAGTCACCCCATTCAGCATAGTAGGCCCCTATCATATTCAGTTTTGCCATTTTTCACTGTTTTATTTAAGAGGGAAATCAGAAAAAGACGTGCAAGGGGAAACAAAATCTTTCATTGAGGGAACCATGGAGGATTTCTTTAGGTGGATAACTATTTGAGGAGACAAATAAGAGACACTTAAAGATTGATTCAATAATTATCGGTATGTTAAAATTATTTTGATTATACTAAATATTAACAAGGGGGAAATTATGAAAAAGAAGAATTTATTTCTAGTGTTAATGTTAGCGCTTTCTATGCTGCTAGCTGCATGCGGTGGGGGAAATGAGAAAACTGATGGGGGCAAGAAGGACAAAGGGGACAGCGGTGAGAAGCCTAAGTATATTAGCATTCTGACTGGTGGGACTGGCGGTACATACTATCCGCTTGGAGGAACTTTTGCAAATATCATTTCGGATGAAACCGGAATCGAAACGACAGCCCAGACGACTGGCGCATCTGCTGAAAACATGCAGACCTTGAAGGACGGGGGCGGAGAAATCGCGTTCACTCAGACCGATATCGCTTCTTACGCTAAAGAAGGAAAGCTGATGTTTAAAGACAAAGCAGTAGACAATGTCCAGGCGATCGGGACTTTATATCCAGAAACAATCCAAATCGTGACAACCGAAAAGTCCGGCATTAAAACGGTTGATGATCTTAAGGGCAAAAAAGTTTCAATCGGCGCCCCGGGCTCTGGAACAGCGGCTAATGCAGAACAAATCCTTGAAATTTATGGTCTTTCTCTTAGCGATATCAAGAAACAGGACCTTTCTTTCGATGAGTCTGTATCCGGAATCCAGGACGGCACAATTGATGCTGCGTTCGTTACAGCCGGAACTCCAACCGGTGCAGTCGAAGGACTGGCTGCTACTGAAAAGGTTGTTATTGTTCCAGTTGATGCGGATAAAGCAGCAAAGCTAATTGAAAAGTATCCTTATTATATCAAGGATGAGGTACCATCAAATGTCTATGGGCTAAAAGAAGCTGTTCCGACAGTCGCTGTCCAGGCAATGCTAGCCGTTTCCTCTGACCTTTCCAAAGATGTAGTCTACGATATTACAAAGGCAATCTTTGAAAACCTTGACAAGGTCACTCATGCAAAAGGTAAAGTCATCAAGCCTGAAAACGCCCTTAACGGAGTAGGAATCGAAGTCCATCCAGGCGCGCAAAAATATTATGACGAAAAAGGCATCAAAGCTTCCGAATAGTATTGATTGAGATGACTGAAAAAACTTGGCCGGGACATGGCACCGTAACAGGGACCGTGCCCGGTCAAGCTGTCTTTAACGGCTAAATTGCAAAACCAGGCCGGCCAGCCGCGGCCTCTTTTTATTAAACCGGCTGCATGGAGGAAAACGATATCCAATAAGAAAAGCTTTTTGCAGCGAAAAAGGACAGGCGGGGTTTTCCATGAAAAAAGTCTGGCAGAGAAGGCCTCCAGCTTATCTGTTCCCCCTCATTATTCTATTCATCGCCATCGTGCTATTCATACCATACAAACAGGCTATTATTTTTCAATATCAAAACACGGATCAGGTCCTTGCCTATATCCCCTTATCAAAAGAACACAAATTTAAAATGAAGTACACACACTCCATCCATTTGACAGATGTGGTGGAAAGCTATGAAGTGACGAAAAAACAGGAAATCCGCCAATATGAGCTTGAATACATGGATTTCGCAATCGGTATGCCGGCAGATGCATCAGAAGGGGAAAGGTTTGAACAGAAGGATGGCAAATTTTACATTAAAGACATGAACAGGATATTTCCATTTTTTGATCTTCGGACCGGAAAAGTCCGTGCCAATCACCGGGTGATTTTTCAAGGGAAAGAGTATCCACTCTCGGAGTCGATCACACCTGGGACATGGGTCCGGATTATGGTCAAAAAAATAAATACCTGGCAACAATTGAAAGGAGTGAACATCCTTGAACATACATGAGGGGACGTTATCAGAACAAGAGCAGCAAGCGCTGCTGGAAAAATATGATCCCGAAGCAGGGACGAGAAAATTATCAGGAATATTGGGATGGATAGTCTTTTTAGGACTCCTCTCCTTTTCATTATTCCAGCTCTGGACTTCAACAATCCATCCGTTGACAGCCCAACTCCAGCGCTCCATTCATCTTGGCTTTGCGCTGGCCCTTATCTTCCTCCTCTTTCCCGCACGGAGAAAGAACATCGCCCGCCACAGTGTTGCCTGGTACGATATCATCCTGGCAGTTCTGTCCATAGGGGTCGGGGCTTATTGGCCGTTAATGATCGAAGATATTGTCAACAGAGTCGGCCAACTGACGCCGCTTGATTTTTATGTGGGGCTATTGGCCATCGTCCTTGTTCTAGAAGCAACACGAAGGGCAGTCGGGCTTCCCATTACAATCATTGCACTTGTTTTTATGATGTATGCCCTTTTCGGCCCTTACATGCCGGGCTTCTTGGCACATAGAGGGCTTGATTTGGATAGACTGGTCCAGACAATGTTTTTTACGACAGAAGGAATTCTCGGCACTCCGCTTGGGGTTTCCGCGACCTTCATTTTCCTCTTCCTGTTATTCGGTGCATTTCTCGTCAAGACAGGAGTTGGACAGTATTTCAATGATTTGGCAGTATCCATTGCCGGCAAAAGAACAGGAGGCCCGGCAAAGGTTGCTATTTTCTCAAGCGCCCTTCAGGGGACCATCAGCGGAAGTTCGGTTGCAAACGTCGTCACATCAGGATCTTTCACCATCCCGATGATGAAAAAGCTCGGCTATAAAAAGGAATTTGCCGGTGCTGTAGAAGCAGCTGCTTCTACCGGCGGACAGCTCATGCCGCCAGTCATGGGCGCCGCTGCCTTTCTGATGGTTGAATTTATCGGTGGCGGAATTACCTACTGGGATATCGCCAAGGCGGCTGCCATTCCAGCATTGCTCTATTTTACAGGCATTTGGATCATGACCCACTTCGAGGCAAAACGGATCGGGCTCCGGGGATTGACAGATGAAGAAATGCCGAACAGAAGAGAAGTACTGAAAAAAATCTATCTGCTCATCCCGATTCTCGCGGTCATAATCCTGATGATGTCAGGGATAAGCGTCATGAGAGCCGCTCTTTGGGCAATTGTTATAACCGTCCTTGTCAGCGCTATTAGGAAGGATACAAGGATTGGAATCAGAGGGATTATCGAAGCGCTTGTCGATGGTGCCCGGACCGCGCTTGGGGTGGCTGCCGCGACAGCTGCAGCCGGAATCATCGTTGGTGTCGTAACGAAAACTGGCCTTGGATTGAAGCTCGCCAACGGACTGCTTGATTTGGCTGGCGGCGCATTGCTGCCGACCCTAGCCTTCACAATGCTGGCATCCCTTGTGCTTGGCATGGGATCTCCAACAACGGCAAACTATGTAATTACATCAACAATCGCAGCACCAGCCATCATCCTATTGGGAGTACCTGATTTGTCTGCGCACTTATTTGTTTTCTATTTTGGGATCATTGCGGACATCACTCCGCCAGTTGCCCTGGCCGCGTTTGCAGCAGCGGGTGTATCCGGCGGGGAACCGCTTAAAACCGGGGTGAACTCGGCAAAGCTGGCCATCGCCGCTTTTATCATCCCGTATATGTTCGTCATGTCGCCTGAACTATTAATGATCGACACGACCATCCCTACTATAATCTGGGTTGTGTTCACAGCGTTAACAGGCATGATGGCTATCGGAGCCGGTATCATCGGCTACTGGTACAGAAGACTCTACCTGATTGAAAGGCTGGTTGGTATTGCTGCAGGCCTCCTGCTCATCAATCCTGAAAAAATTACTGACATCATTGGCCTTGCCACATTCGCTGTATTGCTCGTCCTGCAGATTGTCATTAAACGCCCGGACAACCCGAGCCTTGCAACAGCAAAATAATGTAAGCAAAGGGATGATTCCATTTCTTCATTCGGAGCCCTGAATAAAGCGCTGGCAACGTCCCTTGCTTCATGAAAATAAAACAAGCTGCCGCGGTTTTTCCGCTGCAGCTTGTTTTTTTATTTTATTGTTGCTCTATTCCAATGGCGATGGGCTGCAATTGCATCAATGAATTCTTTGCTGAATATTTCGGCATCCTCGCTAAGGACAACTCCCGGCATTCCAGCTATGCCGCCTTCTTCCAGCAACGCGCCACCTTCAAGGGTAGCTCCGATCGGCTTGAAGTGCTTAAACGCTTCATTGATGAAGTAGGACGCTTTCTGATGGAACAATTCGGTTAAATCCTTGCCGCCAACAACGTATAGGGCATCGAACAGTACAGGATCGGCAGTCAGGAAAGTATGGTGGACAGGAAGCTCTGTTCCATCGTCTCCAACCACGTTGTTAAGCGTCCCGCTCACGAACTCTGGAATGATGCCCTTCCCGGTCAGGCTGTTCAGGATTTCCTTCACTTCGGCACCGTTAAAGCCGTTGTCAATGAGAACGCCTACTTTCCGTGAACGTGGCGACTTCTTGCTGTTTTCCTGACTAAGGGCCGGAGAAGATTTTTCTGCCGCCAAGGTATTCCCTTCTGGAGGGACCGCGCCAATATTGACTGCAAAAGCCGCAGCGAGTTCGGTACTGACATTGGCGAACATGTCGACGACCTGCTGCCGGACGGATGGGCTCATCACTTTTCCAAGCTCAAAGCTGAACGCCTCGATGATATGCTGTTTTTCAGGAGGGCTCATACTGTTCCAAAACATCGCCGCTTGTGAGAAATGGTCCTTAAAGCTCTCGCTGCGCGCACGTATTTTGCGCCCATCAATTTTTTCTTGGTAATGTACATACCCGCCTTCCTCTTCACTCGCTGGCGAAGGGGTGTTAGCGGCAAGCGAGTTGTTGTGGTAGCTCACCTTTCCGGTGTTAATGGTTTGCCGGCCATATCCGTCCCGCTGGTTGTTATGGAAAGGACAGACCGGGCGGTTGATCGGAAGTTCATGAAAATTCGGGCCGCCGAGGCGGATCAACTGTGTATCGGTATACGAGAACAATCGTCCCTGCAAAAGCGGATCATTTGTGAAATCAATGCCTGGCACAACATGTCCTGGATGGAAAGCGACCTGCTCCGTCTCGGCAAATACATTGTCCACATTTCGGTTCAAGGTCATTTTTCCGACAATCCTGACCGGAATATCCTCCTCAGGCCAAACTTTTGTCGGATCAAGGATATCGAAATCAAAATTGAATTCATCCTCTTCTGGAACCATTTGGACGCCAAATTCATATTCAGGGAAATTGCCCATCTCGATGGCTTCATACAAATCGCGGCGATGGAAATCAGGGTCTTTCCCGGCGATTTTTTGAGCCTCATCCCATACAAGGGAATGGATTCCGAGTACCGGCTTCCAATGGAATTTTACAAAATGGGACTTCCCATCTTCATTCACAAATCGGAAAGTATGGACACCAAACCCTTCCATCATCCGAAAACTCCTTGGAATTGCCCGGTCGGACAGATGCCACATAATCATATGGGCAGACTCCTGGTTATTAGCGACAAAATCCCAAAATGTGTCGTGCGCAGAAGCCGCCTGGGGCATTTCGTTATGAGGTTCGGGCTTCACTGCATGGATAAGGTCGGGAAACTTAATCGCATCCTGAATGAAAAAGACCGGCATGTTGTTTCCCACCAAGTCATAATTGCCTTCTTCCGTATAGAACTTAGTAGCAAAACCGCGCACATCCCGCACCGTTTCAGCCGAGCCGCGCGAACCTGCCACTGTCGAAAAGCGCACAAACACAGGCGTCTTGACAGACGGGTCCTGCAGAAATTTCGCTTTTGTGAATTCTTTCATCGACTCATACACCTGAAACTCACCGTGTGCCGCAAATCCGCGGGCGTGCACAACCCTTTCCGGAATTCTCTCATGGTCAAAATGGGTCATTTTTTCACGGAAGTGGAAATCCTCCATCAATGTCGGGCCCCGGTCACCTGCTTTAAGGGAAAACTCATCCCCAGAAACCCTCAGCCCCTGATTCGTAGTCATCTTCTGTCCCTGGTCATCCACCTTGAACTGATCAAGCTGCTGCTGTTTCCTGTCCTTCTCCATATTACGGTCTTCCTTCATCCCAGTCCCTCCTCCTGCATTATGTAGGTTTGTACCGCTTTTCTCCTACCCTAATCAAGTCATGGACAAACAAACAGACAAACGCAAGGCTGTAAAGGAACGGCATTAAGAGAACCGCACCGCTTGGACTTCTTCCCTCGGCTTTAGTGAATGGTTCTCTATCCCACTCACGTTCATAAACTTCCAGTTCCAAATAATGAAATATGCCTCGCAAAAAAACTGCCTGCCAGGCAAAAGCCGGCAAGCAGTCAATTCAATTCTTTCAGAATCCTCTAGCTATTCATTAATAACTTCACAGCCTTCTCTCTAAAAAGCTAGCTCTGAGCATAAGCAGAGCTGTCTGCTAATCCCCCTAAGAAGCCAGCGGATGAACCCGATATTCCTGCATTTTTGCAGAACGCTCCTTTGCGGTTTCCCTTCCATGGTTCGGGATATTCCGATAAAGCTTGTCCATAAATTCATACGTTTTTGGTGCCACTGCCTTCAGATGCTCCCGAGACTCTTCCCCGCGATGATAATAGGCGAAGGTTTCTGCGAAATACTCCTCAGGATAGGAATAATAAGGATTGTCCGAAAAGCCGAGCCTCTCCTCGGAATGAATTCTCTTGAAATCCTCCGAATAACTGATATTGCCAAATACATAATAATCAATCGCATGTGCCGTTTCATGCAGTTCAAGATTGAGGGAGCTGTGCATATTCCCCGAATCACTATAGCCGATCCTGGCCACAACCGTTTTCCCTCCAGCCCCAGGCACATCATCCCACGTATAGCCCGTATGCTCCCAGCCTCTCGGAACAACTCCTTTTAAGTAGGCATACTCCGGAAGGTCAGTCAGCGGGAAATTAATAAATTTCACCTCAACGCCCGCCTTATCCAATGCCACGAGAATATTCGGATGGATATTCCAAACCCGATAGACCATGTCCCTCGCTGCCTGGTCATCATAATCCCCAACAGTCTGAACCGTCACCAGCCGGTCAAGCACATTATTAACCTGCTCAGTCTTCCCTTGCGGTGCAGCGGCAGATGCCTCCCCCGCAACCCCAAACTGCCACAACAGGCCAACCGCCAGCAATAAAAATCCCGCTTTCTTCACAAATCCCTTCAAACAATAACTCCCCCTTTCAAAATAAACACAGTTTTCCGGGCTGTGTCCCAACTAGCCGGAAACACAGCTACTTAGCAAAACGAAATACACTAAAAATTATATATAATATTCCGAATATTTAAAACAAAAATGCTACTCTTACGCATCTTAAATTCCCTACGACAGGCAAGCTCGCTCCCCCTTCTCGCAAAAGAAAAAACCTTTGTCCCGCTCCTTTCAACAGTAAACCGAGGCTCCCGCCAACTCAACCACCGTCTCCCTCGTCTGTTAAATTCAATCCCAGTTTCCCTTCCCAATTCCTGCGCAACTTTCTAGCAGTTACTTTTCTATTACAAAAAACCTTTTAAATTAATGTTCCATCACCACGGTAGCTGCCTTCCCTGGTAATCGAGGAAAAGCGGTTTTGGTTGGATATTTTTTTCGTTCTGTGTGATTAGGTTGACGAGTTGGCTGGCAGATTGGGCGGGGGTAAGTGTGGCGGCTGTATCGAGTTTGCCTGGCATGCAGGTTTGGACCCAGCCCGGGTGGAGGACGAGGACGCCGCCGCCGAGTTCCTTCAATTGGTTGTGGACAAGGCTGGATTGCATGTTCAGCGCTGCCTTTGACATGCAATAGCTGAAGTTGTTGGTCCGCTGGCAATCGGCGATGCTGCCGGCTTCTGACGAGATATTGACAACCAGCTTGGATTCCCCTTTTAAAAGGAGGGGAAGGAACGCATTCGTAACCCGGAGGGGCCCTAATGTATTCGTATTATATGTAGCCATCATGTCTCCGAAGTCGAGCGGGCCCCTTGCTGTCGCTTCAACATTCCCCAGGATGGCGGCATTGTTAATCAGCCAATCCAGCTTATTAGCCCGCTCTTCGACAGCGGCTTTTGCCCGCTCAATCATACCCTGGTCGGTTACATCAATCCTTACCATTTCAAGACTGTCTGGATAGTCAGCCTTGAGCTCTTCCAGTTCTAATGAATTCGCCGCCCTTACTCCAGCGAATACAAGAAAATCCTTGCTAAGCAATTCCCGAGCTAATCCCAATCCCAGCCCGCGGTTCGCCCCTGTAATAAACACTGTTTTAACCAAATTCCTCACGCTCCTTTGGGCAAAATACGATTCAAAATACAAAACTTGCGGGCCAATCTCCATTAAGAAAGGCCCGCAAGTTTTTTGCCAACTATTTTTTACTCTTCATCCTTTTCTTGCCCTAAATCTTTATACGCCAAACCTGGAGGAATCTCTTCGATCCGGAGATTGTCGAGCATGAATGTGCCAGCGCCAGTATCCATGTTCAGGCTTGCTCCATCACTGAAGATGCCGATATACGACTGGCCGTTGGCAGAGCCTTCGATAATAAACTCGGCTGTCTTCGTCTCAGTTGAAGCAGGAAGCAGTTCATTTATGCTCAAGCCTTTTACGTCCGCGATTTTCCGGGCGTCATTTTCCTGGTCGCCCGAGATAAAGCGGTATGATCCTGCTGTTGTCTGATAATCGAACGACACCTTATACACCTTTCCTTCTTTAAAACGGAAGTGCTGAGGGATCGTCCTGTAAATCAATCCGCTGTTTCCGGTATTCACCTTGACCGACCAGTTGCCGCCCAGGACATCATCGACGAGCTTTTTGCCGGCCCAGCCCTTTTGTGTGTAAGGGGCATGCTTTTCAGCCAAGTGGATCCGGTTATCTTCAACGCCTTCCGTGTTGCCGATGACAAACGGATAAATTCCCTGTACGACCGATTCGAAGTCCTGAACGAACTTTGTTGGCGAGTCTTTTACCACATTGTTCAAGGCCTTCTCCACAATCCGGATGTCATCAAATTTCGTCCAGCCTTCCCCTGCCTCGCGGCCAAGGATCAATTCGGCTGTCTCCTTTTGTGCGGTGAAGCTCACTTGCATTCTCTGCATCTTGCTGTTGTACCCATCATTCGTAGCATGAGAATCTGCTTTCACATAGTTCTTTTGCAGGCTGCGCAGTGTGTAGTTGCTGGCATTCTTTTTCGCGTGTTTCACCGCGATGGATGCTTTCACATCACTTTGGTTATCAACATACACTTCCGCGACATACTCTTTGCCTGGCACGAGATTAGTGATTGTGCGTGACATTTCGGTCTTTTCGGACGGGCTGTCGATTTGTAGGTAATAGTCGCCGCTGCTAAGGTTGCGGGAAGTACCGGTTTGGTTCGTCCTCACCACATTCACCGCTTCCACGTCACCCTTTACAGTAGTGAACTGGTCATTCACTGTGCCGGAGTTGAAGCCGGTGTCATACACATGGGCATCCTTGCTCCAGTCGGACACCTTCAAGCCATCGCTTTTTACAGGAACAACCACGTAAGGAGTTGCCGCTTCCGCCGTCAAGGTAACTTTGTTCCCGACAACAGATACTTCCTTCATTTCCGTCCTGCCCTGGTCAGTCAGCTTGTAGATATATACCTTCGAAGCTCCGGCATACTCATCCGGAAGCGCCCAGGTTGACTCGCCGCCTTTCAGGTTCCAGTGGTACAGCTTTTTCGAATCAGGAGTCGGGGTTTTAAAATCCTGTTCAACCCAA is a genomic window containing:
- a CDS encoding quaternary amine ABC transporter ATP-binding protein, which encodes MDPIVEVRSVSKIFGKSPKAAIDLLRQGKSKKEILKRTGQTVGVNNVNFEIYPGEIFVIMGLSGSGKSTLIRMFNRLIDPTIGEILIDNEDIVKMNSARLREVRQKKISMVFQNFALFPHKTIVENAEYGLEIKKVPAEERREKAMKALASVGLKGYENQLPSQLSGGMQQRVGLARALASDTDIILMDEAFSALDPLIRKDMQDELIEIQEQYKKTIIFITHDLDEALRIGDRIALMKDGSVIQLGTPEQIMMQPANEFVEKFVEDVDLSKVLTASHVMKRPEIIHVDRGPRVALEIMRKQGYSSIFVVDRRRRLLGALTAEQARQAIDHNQSISDVMSTDIPTVAEGTLLADLMDTIATSSLPISVIDEEKRIKGIIVRGAVIGALAGNKDSLNEMGSE
- a CDS encoding TAXI family TRAP transporter solute-binding subunit, which codes for MKKKNLFLVLMLALSMLLAACGGGNEKTDGGKKDKGDSGEKPKYISILTGGTGGTYYPLGGTFANIISDETGIETTAQTTGASAENMQTLKDGGGEIAFTQTDIASYAKEGKLMFKDKAVDNVQAIGTLYPETIQIVTTEKSGIKTVDDLKGKKVSIGAPGSGTAANAEQILEIYGLSLSDIKKQDLSFDESVSGIQDGTIDAAFVTAGTPTGAVEGLAATEKVVIVPVDADKAAKLIEKYPYYIKDEVPSNVYGLKEAVPTVAVQAMLAVSSDLSKDVVYDITKAIFENLDKVTHAKGKVIKPENALNGVGIEVHPGAQKYYDEKGIKASE
- a CDS encoding DUF1850 domain-containing protein, which encodes MKKVWQRRPPAYLFPLIILFIAIVLFIPYKQAIIFQYQNTDQVLAYIPLSKEHKFKMKYTHSIHLTDVVESYEVTKKQEIRQYELEYMDFAIGMPADASEGERFEQKDGKFYIKDMNRIFPFFDLRTGKVRANHRVIFQGKEYPLSESITPGTWVRIMVKKINTWQQLKGVNILEHT
- a CDS encoding TRAP transporter permease encodes the protein MNIHEGTLSEQEQQALLEKYDPEAGTRKLSGILGWIVFLGLLSFSLFQLWTSTIHPLTAQLQRSIHLGFALALIFLLFPARRKNIARHSVAWYDIILAVLSIGVGAYWPLMIEDIVNRVGQLTPLDFYVGLLAIVLVLEATRRAVGLPITIIALVFMMYALFGPYMPGFLAHRGLDLDRLVQTMFFTTEGILGTPLGVSATFIFLFLLFGAFLVKTGVGQYFNDLAVSIAGKRTGGPAKVAIFSSALQGTISGSSVANVVTSGSFTIPMMKKLGYKKEFAGAVEAAASTGGQLMPPVMGAAAFLMVEFIGGGITYWDIAKAAAIPALLYFTGIWIMTHFEAKRIGLRGLTDEEMPNRREVLKKIYLLIPILAVIILMMSGISVMRAALWAIVITVLVSAIRKDTRIGIRGIIEALVDGARTALGVAAATAAAGIIVGVVTKTGLGLKLANGLLDLAGGALLPTLAFTMLASLVLGMGSPTTANYVITSTIAAPAIILLGVPDLSAHLFVFYFGIIADITPPVALAAFAAAGVSGGEPLKTGVNSAKLAIAAFIIPYMFVMSPELLMIDTTIPTIIWVVFTALTGMMAIGAGIIGYWYRRLYLIERLVGIAAGLLLINPEKITDIIGLATFAVLLVLQIVIKRPDNPSLATAK
- a CDS encoding catalase is translated as MKEDRNMEKDRKQQQLDQFKVDDQGQKMTTNQGLRVSGDEFSLKAGDRGPTLMEDFHFREKMTHFDHERIPERVVHARGFAAHGEFQVYESMKEFTKAKFLQDPSVKTPVFVRFSTVAGSRGSAETVRDVRGFATKFYTEEGNYDLVGNNMPVFFIQDAIKFPDLIHAVKPEPHNEMPQAASAHDTFWDFVANNQESAHMIMWHLSDRAIPRSFRMMEGFGVHTFRFVNEDGKSHFVKFHWKPVLGIHSLVWDEAQKIAGKDPDFHRRDLYEAIEMGNFPEYEFGVQMVPEEDEFNFDFDILDPTKVWPEEDIPVRIVGKMTLNRNVDNVFAETEQVAFHPGHVVPGIDFTNDPLLQGRLFSYTDTQLIRLGGPNFHELPINRPVCPFHNNQRDGYGRQTINTGKVSYHNNSLAANTPSPASEEEGGYVHYQEKIDGRKIRARSESFKDHFSQAAMFWNSMSPPEKQHIIEAFSFELGKVMSPSVRQQVVDMFANVSTELAAAFAVNIGAVPPEGNTLAAEKSSPALSQENSKKSPRSRKVGVLIDNGFNGAEVKEILNSLTGKGIIPEFVSGTLNNVVGDDGTELPVHHTFLTADPVLFDALYVVGGKDLTELFHQKASYFINEAFKHFKPIGATLEGGALLEEGGIAGMPGVVLSEDAEIFSKEFIDAIAAHRHWNRATIK
- a CDS encoding anthrax toxin lethal factor-related metalloendopeptidase, coding for MKGFVKKAGFLLLAVGLLWQFGVAGEASAAAPQGKTEQVNNVLDRLVTVQTVGDYDDQAARDMVYRVWNIHPNILVALDKAGVEVKFINFPLTDLPEYAYLKGVVPRGWEHTGYTWDDVPGAGGKTVVARIGYSDSGNMHSSLNLELHETAHAIDYYVFGNISYSEDFKRIHSEERLGFSDNPYYSYPEEYFAETFAYYHRGEESREHLKAVAPKTYEFMDKLYRNIPNHGRETAKERSAKMQEYRVHPLAS
- a CDS encoding SDR family oxidoreductase, which codes for MVKTVFITGANRGLGLGLARELLSKDFLVFAGVRAANSLELEELKADYPDSLEMVRIDVTDQGMIERAKAAVEERANKLDWLINNAAILGNVEATARGPLDFGDMMATYNTNTLGPLRVTNAFLPLLLKGESKLVVNISSEAGSIADCQRTNNFSYCMSKAALNMQSSLVHNQLKELGGGVLVLHPGWVQTCMPGKLDTAATLTPAQSASQLVNLITQNEKNIQPKPLFLDYQGRQLPW